A stretch of the Lytechinus variegatus isolate NC3 chromosome 5, Lvar_3.0, whole genome shotgun sequence genome encodes the following:
- the LOC121415847 gene encoding carbohydrate sulfotransferase 11-like → MKPVVKETVVSIPLPDDMAPSLRSAFVTRILILLIFIFSVSSLFYTTMQLHYPRSKTATSITRPGSLQLAQSSLDVEQLDITNRKQSVHNLTHQLHQVQSRHNSSVHEARSRKIPRKNITFVLPRSFLNQNRTKLHNAGDDSPRTLEEDHLILVEPRRLKLSREKAMKRRELMALKTRTWDQIQAARKQAVERMCDQRPDLRNGTLERIINANRTQLSHYLVSDRLEIIFLAVPMAASDFWKDAFKQLSFPGSQRGSGAAEENNWRVLSSYDETEIRQRLREYKKLLFVRDPFARIVSAYRRKFLSPSAYSKQYEAIIEETYRKWNTGVHYNRSSNISFQEFAYFVEDAPDDIFSSLWQPTSKLAMPCEIKYNFIGKLEEGPPEFTNMLKSARMHSLVKYEPHSNTPSPKGSIYDHYFLQLWTNQIKRLYKKYEDDFLMFGYSLPTYMHPWVFGRFNVTRH, encoded by the exons ATGAAGCCGGTTGTCAAGGAGACTGTTGTTAGTATCCCCCTTCCTGACGACATGGCCCCTAGCCTCAGATCTGCCTTCGTAACCCGTATCTTAATCCTTCTCATCTTCATCTTCTCCGTTAGCTCTCTTTTCTACACCACCATGCAGCTGCATTATCCACGCTCCAAAACAG ctaCAAGTATTACAAGACCGGGTTCGTTACAACTAGCACAATCTTCTTTGGATGTAGAGCAGTTGGATATTACAAACAGAAAACAGAGTGTCCACAATTTGACGCATCAGCTACATCAAGTCCAATCAAGACACAACTCATCTGTCCATGAAGCAAGGTCGAGGAAAATTCCCAGGAAAAACATTACTTTTGTCCTGCCAAGAAGTTTCCTGAATCAGAACAGGACGAAACTACATAACGCAGGTGATGATAGTCCAAGAACTCTTGAGGAAGATCACCTTATCCTTGTGGAACCTCGTAGGTTAAAACTCTCTAGGGAAAAGGCGATGAAGAGGAGAGAACTGATGGCGTTGAAGACTCGCACGTGGGACCAGATCCAGGCTGCACGGAAGCAGGCAGTAGAACGTATGTGCGATCAACGACCCGACCTACGCAACGGCACCTTAGAACGCATCATCAACGCCAACCGAACGCAATTGTCGCATTACCTCGTGAGCGATCGTTTAGAGATCATCTTCTTGGCTGTCCCGATGGCAGCGTCCGACTTCTGGAAGGATGCCTTCAAGCAGCTATCTTTCCCTGGATCGCAACGTGGGAGCGGAGCAGCGGAGGAAAACAACTGGCGAGTTCTAAGCTCATACGACGAGACAGAAATTCGACAACGTCTTCGAGAGTACAAGAAGTTGTTATTTGTCCGAGATCCCTTCGCGCGTATTGTTTCCGCGTATCGCCGGAAATTCCTGTCGCCGTCAGCGTACAGCAAGCAATATGAAGCCATCATAGAGGAAACATACCGGAAGTGGAACACGGGTGTGCATTACAACAGATCCTCGAACATAAGTTTTCAAGAATTCGCTTATTTTGTGGAAGATGCCCCGGACGACATCTTTTCAAGCCTCTGGCAGCCGACGTCCAAGCTGGCAATGCcttgtgaaattaaatataacTTCATCGGGAAGCTTGAGGAAGGGCCGCCGGAGTTTACCAATATGCTCAAAAGCGCTCGGATGCATTCGCTTGTCAAATATGAACCGCATTCCAATACGCCCAGTCCCAAAGGCTCCATATACGATCATTACTTCTTACAATtatggaccaatcagattaaacGTCTCTACAAAAAGTATGAAGATGACTTTTTAATGTTCGGTTATTCACTACCGACATACATGCACCCATGGGTTTTTGGTCGATTCAATGTTACGAGACACTGA